The Pelodiscus sinensis isolate JC-2024 chromosome 10, ASM4963464v1, whole genome shotgun sequence genome has a segment encoding these proteins:
- the EIF4A2 gene encoding eukaryotic initiation factor 4A-II translates to MSGGTTDYSRDHGGPEGMDPDGVIESNWNEIVDNFDDMNLKESLLRGIYAYGFEKPSAIQQRAIIPCIKGYDVIAQAQSGTGKTATFAISILQQLEIDLKETQALVLAPTRELAQQIQKVILALGDYMGATCHACIGGTNVRNEMQKLQAEAPHIVVGTPGRVFDMLNRRYLSPKWIKMFVLDEADEMLSRGFKDQIYEIFQKLSTNIQVVLLSATMPMDVLEVTKKFMRDPIRILVKKEELTLEGIKQFYINVEREEWKLDTLCDLYETLTITQAVIFLNTRRKVDWLTEKMHARDFTVSALHGDMDQKERDVIMREFRSGSSRVLITTDLLARGIDVQQVSLVINYDLPTNRENYIHRIGRGGRFGRKGVAINFVTEEDKRILRDIETFYNTTVEEMPMNVADLI, encoded by the exons ATGTCAGGTGGTACTACGGATTATAGCAG agACCATGGCGGCCCAGAGGGAATGGACCCTGATGGTGTCATTGAG AGCAATTGGAATGAAATTGTTGACAATTTTGATGATATGAATTTAAAAGAATCCCTTCTCAGGGGTATTTATGCTTATGGTTTTGAAAAGCCTTCAGCTATTCAGCAGAGAGCTATTATTCCATGTATTAAAG GGTATGATGTGATTGCTCAAGCTCAGTCAGGTACTGGCAAGACAGCCACATTTGCTATTTCCATCCTGCAGCAATTGGAGATTGATCTCAAGGAGACCCAAGCACTAGTATTGGCCCCTACCAGAGAACTGGCTCAACAG ATACAAAAAGTAATTCTGGCTCTTGGTGACTATATGGGCGCAACATGCCATGCTTGTATTGGTGGCACAAATGTTCGCAATGAGATGCAGAAGCTTCAGGCTGAGGCTCCACACATTGTTGTTGGAACTCCTGGTCGTGTGTTTGATATGTTAAACAGACGATATCTTT CACCTAAATGGATAAAAATGTTTGTCTTGGATGAAGCAGATGAAATGCTGAGCCGTGGATTTAAAGATCAAATTTATGAAATTTTTCAAAAGCTAAGCACAAATATTCAG GTTGTATTGCTGTCGGCCACAATGCCAATGGATGTGTTGGAAGTGACCAAAAAGTTCATGAGAGATCCTATACGTATTCTGGTGAAGAAAGAAGAATTGACCCTGGAGGGTATCAAACAATTCTATATTAATGTTGAAAGAGAG GAATGGAAGCTGGATACTCTCTGTGACTTGTATGAGACACTGACCATTACACAGGCTGTTATTTTCCTGAATACAAGGAGAAAAGTGGATTGGCTTACAGAGAAAATGCATGCAAGGGACTTCACGGTCTCTGCTCTG CATGGTGACATGGACCAGAAGGAACGAGATGTTATCATGAGAGAGTTTAGATCAGGATCAAGCCGTGTCTTGATCACTACTGACTTGTTG GCTCGTGGCATTGATGTGCAACAGGTTTCGTTAGTTATAAACTACGACCTGCCGACCAATCGTGAAAACTACATTCACAG AATTGGACGAGGTGGTCGTTTTGGCAGGAAAGGTGTGGCTATAAATTTTGTCACTGAAGAGGACAAAAGAATACTTCGGGATATTGAGACTTTCTACAATACTACAGTGGAGGAGATGCCAATGAATGTGGCTGATCTCATTTAA